In Syntrophotaleaceae bacterium, a genomic segment contains:
- a CDS encoding MFS transporter, translating to MDHTADSRENRPSLRQARFGWCMYDWANSAFATVILAAVLPVYFAGLVPEQGARLELFGLSRTVSATALWGYAVSCSMFLVAVSAPWLGALADRRGRRRHWLIYFCLSGAIATSLLFFASEGRYLLAAGLFIMANVSFAASNIFYNAFLPVLADGPEMDRLSAQGFAYGYLGGGLALLLVFALISFPSLFGLPGKGLAARIGFLLTGLWWALFSLPTFRYLRDDLPRQRPPALPSGWRGYLRAFARIRQYPDLLRFLVAFLCYNDGIQTIIVVAAIFAREELGLSQVSILGCFLMIQFVAMPGALLFGHLAGRFGARKAVYISLVLFILVTLYASRMSQNWQFWVLGLVVAIILGGSQSVSRSLYGALIPPEKSAEFFGFYAITGKFSSIIGPFTFALIADLTGSTRLAILLLTAFFVVGMILLATVDVERGRRDGRAEQVD from the coding sequence ATGGATCACACAGCCGACAGCCGGGAGAACAGGCCCTCCCTTCGCCAGGCCCGGTTCGGCTGGTGCATGTACGACTGGGCCAATTCGGCCTTCGCCACGGTCATTTTGGCCGCGGTGCTGCCGGTCTATTTCGCAGGACTGGTTCCCGAACAGGGGGCCCGCCTGGAACTGTTCGGCCTGTCTCGCACTGTTTCCGCTACCGCCCTCTGGGGTTACGCGGTGTCCTGTTCCATGTTCCTGGTGGCCGTGTCGGCGCCCTGGCTCGGCGCCCTGGCCGATCGACGCGGCCGCCGCCGCCATTGGCTGATCTACTTCTGCCTGAGCGGCGCCATCGCCACATCCCTGCTGTTTTTTGCCAGTGAAGGGCGCTATCTTCTGGCCGCCGGTCTTTTCATCATGGCCAATGTCAGCTTCGCCGCCAGCAACATCTTCTACAACGCCTTCCTGCCCGTGCTCGCGGACGGGCCTGAAATGGACCGTCTTTCCGCGCAGGGCTTCGCCTACGGCTATCTCGGGGGCGGCCTGGCCCTGCTGCTGGTCTTCGCCCTGATCAGCTTTCCCTCCCTTTTCGGCCTGCCCGGCAAGGGATTGGCCGCCCGCATCGGCTTTTTGCTGACGGGCCTGTGGTGGGCTCTGTTTTCCCTGCCCACCTTTCGTTATCTGCGGGACGATCTGCCCCGTCAACGCCCTCCCGCCCTCCCCTCCGGCTGGCGGGGATATCTGAGGGCCTTCGCCCGGATTCGCCAATATCCCGACCTGCTACGGTTTCTGGTGGCCTTTCTCTGCTATAACGACGGCATCCAGACCATTATCGTGGTCGCCGCGATTTTCGCCCGTGAAGAGCTCGGGCTGAGTCAGGTCAGCATACTGGGATGTTTTCTGATGATCCAGTTCGTCGCCATGCCGGGCGCCCTGCTGTTCGGTCATCTTGCCGGCCGGTTCGGCGCCCGCAAGGCGGTCTATATCAGCCTCGTGCTGTTCATTCTGGTCACCCTCTATGCCTCCCGCATGTCCCAGAACTGGCAATTCTGGGTCCTCGGGCTGGTTGTGGCGATCATCCTCGGCGGCAGTCAGTCGGTCAGCCGATCCCTTTATGGAGCTCTCATCCCTCCCGAAAAATCGGCCGAGTTTTTCGGGTTTTATGCCATTACCGGCAAATTTTCCTCGATCATCGGGCCCTTCACCTTCGCCCTCATCGCCGATCTGACCGGTTCCACCCGCCTTGCCATCCTCCTGCTGACCGCCTTTTTCGTGGTCGGCATGATCTTGCTGGCAACGGTCGACGTGGAGCGGGGGCGCCGGGACGGTCGCGCGGAGCAGGTGGACTAA